One genomic window of Conexivisphaerales archaeon includes the following:
- a CDS encoding DUF3311 domain-containing protein, with protein MANKSALLAAVVVIVFAAYVWPWYNFVQPTVLGIPFFYWWVLVWYAITTILLLVYTQAAGEETETKEV; from the coding sequence ATGGCCAACAAAAGTGCTCTGTTGGCAGCAGTAGTAGTCATAGTCTTCGCAGCATATGTCTGGCCTTGGTACAACTTCGTTCAACCGACTGTACTTGGCATTCCATTCTTCTACTGGTGGGTTCTGGTCTGGTATGCAATAACAACAATCCTTCTGCTTGTCTATACACAGGCAGCAGGGGAAGAGACCGAAACGAAGGAGGTCTGA
- a CDS encoding citrate synthase produces the protein MAQKESLTVTDNRTGKVYEIPIENGAIKAIDLKQIKVSDDDFGLVSYDPGLVNTASCKSSITFIDGEKGILRYRGYPIEELATNSTFLEVAYLLIYGEMPTKTQLKEWVNNITMHTMVHENIKKFIEGFHHDAHPMGIVVGTLGALSTFYPDAKDIFNEESRTKQTYRLLGKMPTIAALAYKHSLGMPYIYPDNDLDYTSNFLNMLFKPSPSTKYDPDPVLAKALDVLFILHADHEQNCSTTAMRTVGSSHADPYSAAAAAAAALYGPLHGGANEAVVRMLQEIGSKDKIPEYLEQVHARKKLLYGFGHRVYKNYDPRAKIIKELAYKVFEVTGKNPLLDIALELERIALSDEYFTSRKLYPNVDFYSGLIYQSMGFPTSMFTVLFSVARMAGWLAQWQEQILDKEQGITRPRQLYMGPQLRHL, from the coding sequence ATGGCCCAGAAAGAAAGTCTGACTGTTACAGACAACAGAACAGGAAAGGTGTATGAAATTCCTATCGAAAATGGCGCAATAAAGGCGATAGACCTGAAGCAGATCAAGGTCTCTGATGATGACTTTGGTCTTGTTTCCTACGACCCTGGCCTTGTTAACACAGCATCCTGCAAGAGCTCTATAACTTTCATAGACGGGGAGAAGGGTATACTTCGCTACAGAGGATACCCGATAGAGGAATTAGCAACCAATTCAACCTTCCTTGAGGTAGCCTATCTGCTGATTTATGGAGAAATGCCAACCAAAACTCAGCTGAAGGAATGGGTAAACAACATAACTATGCACACCATGGTTCACGAAAACATAAAGAAGTTCATCGAAGGCTTCCATCATGACGCACATCCTATGGGCATAGTTGTGGGAACGCTAGGTGCACTATCCACGTTTTACCCCGATGCCAAGGATATATTCAACGAGGAATCACGAACCAAGCAGACTTACAGGCTTCTTGGTAAGATGCCGACTATAGCAGCACTGGCATACAAGCATTCACTTGGCATGCCATACATCTACCCTGACAACGACCTTGACTATACTTCCAACTTTTTGAACATGCTCTTCAAGCCGTCTCCTTCGACAAAGTATGACCCTGACCCAGTCCTAGCGAAGGCACTTGATGTTCTATTCATTCTCCATGCAGACCACGAACAGAACTGCAGCACAACTGCAATGAGAACAGTTGGCAGTTCTCACGCAGACCCCTACAGTGCTGCAGCTGCAGCAGCTGCAGCTTTATACGGACCCTTGCATGGCGGAGCGAACGAAGCTGTTGTCAGGATGCTACAGGAGATAGGAAGCAAGGATAAGATACCAGAGTACCTCGAGCAGGTTCATGCAAGGAAGAAACTTCTTTACGGGTTTGGGCACAGGGTCTACAAGAACTATGACCCGAGGGCAAAGATAATAAAAGAGCTGGCATATAAAGTGTTTGAGGTTACTGGCAAGAACCCCTTGCTGGACATAGCGCTTGAACTGGAGAGGATAGCCCTATCAGATGAGTACTTCACCAGCAGAAAGCTTTACCCTAACGTTGACTTCTACTCTGGCCTTATCTACCAGTCTATGGGCTTCCCAACCTCAATGTTCACAGTCCTCTTTTCAGTAGCCAGAATGGCAGGCTGGCTTGCACAGTGGCAGGAACAGATACTTGATAAGGAGCAGGGTATAACAAGGCCAAGGCAGCTTTACATGGGTCCCCAGCTAAGACACCTATGA
- the mtnA gene encoding S-methyl-5-thioribose-1-phosphate isomerase, with protein MRPIKWNGKRLLVLDQRLLPTRTRWVEIRNAEDAFEAIRNMTVRGAPLIGVVAAFGLALDLRNNTYSTKQDVLERANIIKEHLATARPTAVNLRWALEREVEALQNVKSAGEAKEAAIARAVELMNYEEKTSKLIGEYGEKLIEDGDTVLTHCNAGSLATVDYGTALAPVRFAIRNGKNVKVIATETRPALQGARLTAYELMKDGIDVTLISDTMIGYTMSLGMVDKVIVGADRVLSDGHVVNKIGTYQVAVLAERHRIPFYSAMPWSSVDMDTTLPEVKIEQRNPLEVEMIKGRRIAPKGIKVFNPAFDITPPELVTALITDRGIIYPPYTAGLSEAHKKGRYQPVIVST; from the coding sequence TTGAGACCGATCAAGTGGAACGGCAAGAGGCTGCTGGTACTAGATCAGAGGTTGCTACCTACAAGAACCAGATGGGTTGAGATAAGAAACGCAGAAGATGCTTTTGAGGCGATAAGAAATATGACAGTAAGAGGTGCGCCTCTGATAGGTGTCGTAGCTGCCTTTGGTCTGGCCCTGGACCTGCGGAACAATACATATTCAACAAAGCAGGATGTGCTGGAAAGAGCCAACATTATCAAGGAGCATTTGGCAACGGCAAGGCCTACGGCAGTCAACCTGAGATGGGCTCTCGAGAGAGAGGTCGAAGCTCTGCAAAACGTCAAAAGTGCAGGGGAAGCAAAGGAGGCTGCAATCGCCAGAGCCGTAGAACTGATGAACTATGAGGAAAAGACGTCGAAGCTGATCGGAGAATACGGGGAGAAGTTGATAGAAGACGGTGATACGGTATTAACCCACTGCAACGCAGGTTCGCTAGCAACAGTCGATTACGGAACTGCTCTGGCTCCCGTCAGGTTCGCAATAAGAAACGGGAAGAATGTAAAGGTGATTGCAACAGAAACAAGACCTGCACTGCAAGGTGCCAGGCTGACTGCGTATGAATTGATGAAGGATGGGATAGATGTCACTTTGATTTCAGATACCATGATAGGCTACACAATGTCGTTGGGCATGGTCGACAAGGTTATAGTTGGTGCCGATAGAGTTCTGAGTGATGGCCATGTTGTGAATAAGATAGGTACATACCAAGTGGCAGTGCTTGCTGAGAGACATAGGATTCCATTTTACTCAGCCATGCCCTGGTCCTCTGTTGATATGGATACAACTTTACCTGAGGTCAAGATCGAGCAGAGGAATCCGCTCGAGGTTGAAATGATAAAGGGCAGACGAATAGCTCCAAAGGGAATAAAGGTCTTTAACCCAGCATTCGATATAACCCCTCCAGAGCTGGTCACAGCTCTCATAACTGACAGGGGAATAATCTATCCACCCTACACTGCAGGTCTCTCCGAAGCCCATAAGAAGGGTAGATACCAACCAGTCATAGTATCAACCTGA
- the psmA gene encoding archaeal proteasome endopeptidase complex subunit alpha, which yields MFAPQAGYDRALTIFSPDGRLYQVEYAIETVRRGTLAVGIKCKEGVVLCAEEKVRKLQTEGLSQKLFQVDDHIGIAAAGYVPDARVLVDNARVYAQNNRLIYDEAVDVEGVARKLGDMAQQFTQYAGVRPFGVSLIIAGVDEQPAIFVTDPSGTYLGYDAVAIGGGSDQVNEFLEQNYKMDMTLEQAIEMAIASVKKAGEEKAEPKHIKVATIDIKTKKMRTLSEEEVNSYLAKVSGTKGQQS from the coding sequence ATGTTTGCTCCACAAGCAGGATATGACAGAGCCTTAACCATATTCTCCCCTGATGGTAGGTTGTATCAGGTAGAGTATGCGATTGAGACTGTGAGAAGAGGTACACTTGCAGTAGGTATAAAGTGCAAAGAGGGAGTTGTGCTTTGTGCAGAGGAGAAGGTGAGAAAACTCCAGACTGAAGGTTTGAGCCAGAAGCTCTTCCAGGTTGATGACCATATAGGAATAGCAGCAGCAGGCTATGTGCCTGATGCTAGAGTGCTTGTAGATAATGCAAGAGTCTATGCCCAGAACAACAGGCTGATATACGATGAGGCTGTTGACGTGGAGGGTGTAGCCAGGAAGCTCGGAGACATGGCACAGCAGTTCACCCAGTATGCAGGAGTAAGACCGTTTGGTGTTTCGTTAATAATTGCAGGAGTTGATGAACAGCCGGCCATCTTCGTCACAGACCCGAGCGGGACATACCTTGGCTATGATGCCGTTGCAATAGGGGGAGGAAGCGACCAGGTAAACGAATTCCTTGAGCAGAACTACAAGATGGACATGACTCTGGAACAGGCGATCGAAATGGCTATCGCTAGTGTCAAAAAGGCAGGGGAAGAGAAGGCAGAACCAAAGCACATCAAAGTTGCAACCATAGATATAAAGACAAAGAAGATGCGAACTCTTTCTGAAGAAGAAGTAAATTCATATCTGGCAAAGGTTTCGGGAACGAAGGGGCAGCAGAGTTAG
- a CDS encoding ribosome assembly factor SBDS, producing the protein MELTDKITTVRLTVGGDKFEILVKADAALNYKQGKKLELSQVLAADEIYTDASKGDRASSEKLKKAFHTDSFVQAAQIILQKGELQLTTEQRHRMIEDKKKQIINLISKNYVDPKTNLPHPTIRIEQAMSQVKMPIDPMKPAEEQAKAIIEQLRLILPLKTGNVKLRVKVDAIYAPQVIGVLKSFGNIQKEDWRADGGLEALIEIPVATQRALLDRLAATTKGNVQATPVE; encoded by the coding sequence GTGGAGTTGACAGATAAGATAACCACCGTCCGTTTGACGGTGGGCGGGGATAAGTTTGAGATCCTCGTCAAGGCGGACGCAGCCCTGAACTACAAGCAGGGGAAGAAGCTCGAATTGAGTCAGGTGCTGGCCGCGGACGAGATATACACAGATGCGTCTAAAGGTGATAGAGCATCGTCTGAAAAGCTGAAGAAAGCTTTCCATACCGATTCTTTTGTTCAGGCTGCTCAGATCATTCTCCAGAAAGGGGAGCTGCAGCTGACTACAGAGCAGAGACACAGAATGATAGAAGACAAGAAGAAGCAGATCATAAACCTGATATCAAAGAATTACGTTGACCCAAAGACTAACCTGCCACATCCAACCATAAGGATAGAGCAAGCAATGTCTCAGGTCAAAATGCCGATTGACCCGATGAAGCCTGCAGAGGAGCAGGCCAAAGCCATAATCGAGCAGCTGAGGCTTATCCTGCCTCTCAAGACTGGCAACGTAAAGCTCAGGGTGAAGGTGGATGCAATCTATGCGCCCCAGGTGATAGGAGTGCTGAAGAGTTTTGGCAACATACAGAAGGAAGATTGGAGAGCTGACGGAGGTCTGGAAGCTCTTATAGAGATTCCCGTTGCAACTCAAAGGGCTCTGCTCGATAGATTGGCAGCAACCACAAAGGGTAACGTGCAGGCTACGCCTGTTGAATGA
- the rrp4 gene encoding exosome complex RNA-binding protein Rrp4, translated as MQRKFVVPGDLIIRADIRPPPNTYRMGDAIYSLKVGLSEVEGRNVRVIPLAGKYVPRIDDTVIGVVIDMNAFAWIVDINSFFPAYLPASDVFGKRYSPEMIDLSRKFDIGDVILARIAAFDRSKDPMLTVSGPKLGRLSSGHLVKISPVKVPRLIGRKGSMSKMIEHATGTRLIIGQNGVVVVTGPPDKIPLAIKSIEMVEREAHLAGLTEDVQNFLSRKLGVKASSFVNEPRDHDE; from the coding sequence GTGCAGAGAAAGTTTGTGGTTCCGGGTGACCTGATAATAAGAGCCGACATTAGGCCCCCACCGAATACATACAGGATGGGAGATGCCATCTATTCGCTCAAAGTCGGCCTTTCGGAAGTAGAGGGAAGGAATGTCAGGGTGATACCTCTTGCAGGAAAATATGTCCCCAGGATTGATGATACAGTTATAGGTGTAGTAATAGACATGAATGCTTTTGCATGGATTGTCGATATCAATTCGTTCTTCCCTGCATATCTGCCTGCATCAGATGTATTTGGCAAGAGATATTCACCCGAAATGATCGACCTCTCAAGGAAGTTCGACATTGGTGACGTCATACTAGCCAGAATAGCTGCGTTTGACAGGTCGAAAGACCCCATGCTGACTGTTTCAGGACCGAAGCTTGGGAGGCTCAGTTCAGGGCATCTGGTGAAGATATCGCCTGTCAAGGTTCCAAGGTTGATAGGACGCAAGGGGTCTATGTCAAAGATGATAGAGCATGCAACAGGGACAAGGCTGATTATAGGCCAGAATGGTGTGGTTGTGGTTACTGGCCCCCCCGACAAGATACCTCTGGCAATAAAATCGATAGAGATGGTGGAAAGGGAGGCACATTTAGCAGGTCTCACTGAAGATGTGCAGAACTTTTTATCCAGGAAGCTGGGGGTAAAGGCGTCGTCGTTTGTCAACGAGCCTAGGGATCATGATGAGTGA
- the rrp41 gene encoding exosome complex exonuclease Rrp41 produces the protein MGKLIDKRNLRVDGRKLDELRPIKIQVGVLKNADGSAYIEWGRNKIMVGVYGPKECHPKHMALPDRALLKCRYHMAPFSVDERKPPQPSRREIELSKIIREALSPAIVLEEFPRTAIEIYVEVLQSDGSSRVASITAASVALADAGIPMRDLVAGCAVGKVDGKIIADVSDIEDKEGEVDLPVAYMPNLDLVTLLQSDGALTKAEFEKAFKLALEKCRFVYDMQRSALLEGFMKTKREVE, from the coding sequence TTGGGTAAACTGATAGACAAAAGAAATCTGAGAGTAGACGGAAGGAAACTTGATGAGCTGAGACCGATAAAGATACAGGTAGGGGTTTTGAAGAATGCGGATGGCTCAGCTTACATAGAATGGGGCAGAAACAAGATTATGGTAGGAGTCTATGGACCAAAGGAATGCCATCCAAAGCATATGGCCCTGCCTGACAGAGCGCTTCTCAAATGCAGGTACCATATGGCACCTTTTTCAGTCGATGAAAGAAAGCCTCCTCAGCCCTCAAGGAGGGAGATAGAGCTGTCAAAGATAATCAGAGAAGCTCTTTCTCCTGCGATAGTGCTCGAAGAATTTCCTAGGACTGCAATCGAAATCTACGTAGAAGTGCTTCAATCAGACGGTAGCTCAAGGGTCGCTTCTATAACAGCTGCATCAGTCGCTCTGGCTGATGCTGGTATACCGATGAGAGATTTGGTTGCAGGCTGTGCTGTGGGCAAGGTTGATGGAAAGATAATTGCAGATGTTAGTGATATAGAAGATAAAGAAGGAGAGGTGGACCTGCCTGTGGCATACATGCCCAACCTCGACTTGGTTACACTGCTTCAGAGCGATGGAGCCCTCACTAAGGCCGAATTCGAAAAGGCATTCAAACTTGCGCTTGAGAAGTGCAGGTTCGTCTATGATATGCAAAGAAGTGCGCTTCTTGAAGGTTTCATGAAGACGAAGAGAGAGGTTGAGTGA
- the rrp42 gene encoding exosome complex protein Rrp42 codes for MSAAERKHEFVDSMRREQILGELSFGRRLDGRKLEDYRPIEIQIGPIVKADGSALVKVGNTTALVGVKVQVGNPFPDTPNEGILTVNADVLPLASPYEEPGPPDEDTIELSRVVDRGIRESHMLDMESLAIVEGKKVYAVYVDVTVLDVDGNLFDAVSYAAVAALATTKYRKAEVKGDEVTLTEDRVQLKPKTIPVSVTTAKIGEFLVVDPNGTEEAVMDARLTFTFDSKGRLCATQKGGTFGFTPAEILKQVEVARLKAAQNRKLLESAIKNAKKK; via the coding sequence ATGTCTGCAGCGGAAAGAAAGCATGAATTTGTTGATAGCATGAGAAGGGAACAGATACTCGGAGAGCTTTCGTTCGGAAGAAGGCTGGATGGCAGGAAGCTTGAAGACTACAGACCTATAGAAATACAGATAGGCCCCATAGTGAAGGCTGACGGCTCAGCGCTTGTAAAGGTCGGGAATACGACTGCTTTGGTAGGTGTTAAGGTTCAGGTTGGGAATCCTTTTCCTGATACACCAAATGAAGGCATTCTGACTGTCAACGCTGATGTCCTTCCCCTGGCTTCCCCTTACGAGGAGCCTGGACCTCCTGATGAAGATACGATAGAGCTATCCAGAGTTGTTGACAGAGGAATAAGGGAATCACATATGCTTGATATGGAGTCTCTGGCCATTGTCGAAGGTAAGAAGGTGTACGCGGTTTATGTAGATGTTACAGTGCTGGATGTGGATGGGAACCTCTTTGATGCTGTTTCGTATGCAGCTGTAGCAGCCCTTGCAACCACCAAATACAGGAAGGCTGAGGTAAAGGGAGACGAAGTGACCTTGACCGAAGACAGGGTGCAACTCAAGCCAAAGACCATTCCTGTCTCTGTCACAACCGCAAAGATAGGAGAGTTCCTTGTAGTCGACCCGAACGGGACGGAGGAGGCGGTTATGGATGCAAGACTGACTTTCACTTTTGACTCTAAAGGCAGGCTGTGTGCAACACAAAAGGGAGGGACATTCGGGTTCACTCCTGCAGAAATATTAAAGCAGGTGGAAGTTGCTAGGCTGAAGGCGGCGCAGAACAGAAAGTTACTGGAGAGTGCGATAAAAAATGCCAAGAAAAAGTAG
- a CDS encoding prefoldin subunit beta, which translates to MSETNVPPWLQEQLAKYEQLRQTLQTVLAQKQQLEAELADTERAIEELRKASPDATTYKIAGSILVKVPKDELLKEMEEKKELTNTRVMVLSKQEQRLQANIQELQNKIQEMLKPKQEQPQGSSG; encoded by the coding sequence ATGAGTGAAACCAACGTACCCCCCTGGTTGCAGGAACAGCTTGCCAAGTATGAGCAGCTCAGGCAGACACTCCAGACGGTTCTGGCTCAAAAGCAGCAGCTTGAAGCAGAGCTTGCAGATACTGAAAGAGCAATAGAAGAGCTCCGGAAGGCATCGCCTGATGCCACAACATACAAGATAGCTGGATCAATTCTTGTGAAGGTGCCGAAGGACGAGCTCCTCAAGGAAATGGAGGAGAAGAAGGAGCTTACGAATACTAGGGTGATGGTTCTGTCGAAGCAGGAGCAGAGGCTTCAGGCCAACATTCAGGAGCTTCAGAATAAGATACAGGAGATGCTTAAACCCAAGCAGGAACAGCCGCAGGGTAGTTCAGGCTGA
- a CDS encoding DHH family phosphoesterase, whose protein sequence is MERLLDWAKRKPGKVLVITHRNGDVDGIASAIAVKRLILKMNKKAEVQLVSPEGVSSQAKKVVELFDERFEEQIPDDEDDYDAIVITDTGHSTLLTEEVEAIKKSKATRVLIDHHPLDQTMKQLVEYAVVDESASSASEMVYRIFKQLGVEPDKKTCTSVALGIMSDSQFLTIARGPTIIAMAELIQKGVDPEKIRSVLRYRRDVSEQIARIKGAERAQFYRTQSWIIGLTQVGSYHASVARALVELGCDIAIAEGETEKGSGQTRGSVRSTQSFYSATKIHLGNDVCKALADRLGGSGGGHPTAGAFTVERNVKEVEKTFIMLIEDGLGERLKKID, encoded by the coding sequence ATGGAGAGGCTTCTGGACTGGGCAAAGAGGAAGCCTGGTAAAGTACTGGTTATTACCCACAGAAACGGAGATGTGGATGGTATAGCTTCAGCGATAGCTGTCAAGAGGCTCATTCTTAAGATGAATAAGAAGGCTGAAGTGCAATTGGTAAGCCCGGAAGGGGTATCTTCTCAGGCAAAGAAAGTAGTTGAATTATTCGACGAACGTTTTGAGGAACAGATTCCCGATGATGAAGATGACTATGATGCTATAGTAATAACTGATACTGGCCATTCCACTCTTTTGACTGAAGAAGTTGAGGCTATAAAAAAGTCGAAGGCAACCAGAGTACTGATAGACCATCATCCTCTAGACCAGACGATGAAGCAGCTTGTTGAGTATGCTGTTGTAGATGAGAGTGCATCATCGGCCAGCGAGATGGTCTACAGGATTTTTAAGCAGCTTGGGGTAGAACCTGATAAAAAGACTTGCACCTCGGTCGCTCTGGGCATAATGTCAGATTCCCAGTTTCTGACCATAGCACGAGGCCCCACCATAATAGCCATGGCTGAGCTCATCCAAAAAGGAGTCGACCCTGAAAAGATAAGGTCAGTTCTGCGGTACAGGAGGGATGTATCAGAACAGATAGCAAGGATAAAGGGAGCAGAGCGTGCTCAGTTCTACAGGACTCAGTCATGGATAATAGGCTTGACACAGGTAGGCTCATACCACGCTTCAGTCGCAAGAGCTCTTGTCGAGCTGGGCTGCGACATAGCCATAGCTGAGGGCGAGACTGAAAAAGGGTCTGGGCAGACAAGAGGAAGTGTCAGGTCGACTCAGAGCTTTTACTCTGCTACCAAAATTCATCTCGGTAACGATGTATGCAAAGCTCTTGCTGATAGGCTCGGGGGCTCAGGGGGAGGTCATCCAACCGCTGGGGCCTTTACTGTAGAAAGGAACGTCAAAGAGGTTGAAAAGACGTTCATAATGCTGATTGAAGATGGATTGGGGGAAAGATTAAAGAAGATAGACTGA